The following are encoded together in the Culex pipiens pallens isolate TS chromosome 1, TS_CPP_V2, whole genome shotgun sequence genome:
- the LOC120417773 gene encoding p21-activated protein kinase-interacting protein 1-like, whose amino-acid sequence MEILVGTGTGVVETLLAEPVPVGSQCFCFTQRTKADGHAGKVQAICQRGRLFATGGSDGWITVAALEADEYERAWKQDLPAEDPVTCMDISQGGKFCFVGTQAGHIYIIHLQSMRLVKVLEKAHRGPVLALRVHPERFTVFSVGVDRNLSAWNPAPDRILHMEHDESPTRMIEFSPNGVNLALVSTTATNVINSDSGRRLHRNNFESRTVAVGWLSEARLCVGTEDGCLSFIDTTANSVTEIPAVYPAKLTAMAIDRSRQFMATADSSWEIMLWRIEGGDRFIWPLCFATVDSAPLCVTLATDEELGLHRTMRQELEKEGFVFSDWD is encoded by the exons ATGGAGATCCTGGTTGGCACCGGGACGGGAGTAGTGGAGACCCTGCtggcggaaccggttccggtg GGCTCGCAGTGCTTCTGCTTCACGCAGAGGACAAAGGCAGACGGACACGCCGGCAAGGTGCAGGCCATCTGCCAGCGGGGCAGACTGTTTGCTACGGGTGGATCCGACGGCTGGATCACCGTCGCAGCCCTCGAAGCCGATGAGTACGAACGTGCCTGGAAGCAGGATTTGCCGGCGGAAGATCCGGTGACCTGTATGGATATCTCACAGGGTGGCAAATTCTGCTTCGTGGGCACGCAGGCAGGACACATTTACATCATCCATCTGCAGAGCATGCGGCTGGTCAAGGTGCTGGAAAAGGCCCACAGGGGACCCGTTCTGGCGCTGCGAGTCCATCCGGAGCGTTTTACAGTGTTCTCTGTGGGCGTGGACCGAAACCTCAGCGCTTGGAATCCAGCGCCAGACCGAATTCTCCACATGGAGCACGACGAGTCACCAACCCGAATGATCGAGTTCAGCCCCAACGGCGTCAATCTAGCTCTCGTGTCCACCACCGCCACCAACGTGATTAACAGCGATTCCGGCCGACGCCTCCACCGGAACAACTTCGAGTCGCGAACGGTCGCGGTCGGCTGGCTCTCCGAGGCCAGGTTATGCGTCGGAACCGAGGATGGCTGTTTGTCGTTTATCGACACAACAGCCAACTCGGTTACCGAGATTCCGGCCGTATACCCGGCCAAATTGACGGCGATGGCCATCGATCGGAGCCGGCAATTCATGGCCACCGCGGACAGTTCGTGGGAGATCATGCTGTGGCGAATTGAGGGTGGCGATAGATTTATTTGGCCCCTCTGTTTCGCGACGGTCGATTCAGCGCCCCTCTGCGTCACGCTGGCCACCGACGAGGAGCTCGGGCTTCACCGGACGATGCGGCAGGAGTTGGAGAAGGAGGGTTTTGTTTTTTCGGACTGGGATTAG